Part of the Novipirellula artificiosorum genome, TTCCGCTGAAGTGATCGTGATCGGTTGATGCATCATGAACGTCTGACTCGCCTCGAACTAGGTCGTGCAATGGAAGGTCACTTGTGCCTTTCTTTATGAATCGACTTGCTTCCGCACAAAGGAACGCGGAGGATTCCAGTGTTGGATTCATGCGATCAGTCTACCAAAGCTTCCAGCGACAACGCCAGTATTTAAGTCTTCTCAACCGTGGCTGCGGGTGATCTACCGCGATCGAGGGAAGTTCTGATGCGCGGGCTGGGCGAGATGCGTTGCTTCGGTTAGAACCTGACGAAGAATGGCCATTCGCCGGCTCACTGATCACGCGGATCCATTCCTCGGTTGTACAGGCGCTCGGCCCATTCGTGGGCCGTGAAACTATCGGAATGGATCTTGAGCATGAAGACTTTCGTTTGCGAGTGTGGCAATACGATCTTTTACGAGAACACTCGCTGCGTTTGCTGCGGCAGTGAACTGGGGTGGTGTCCGTCCTGCACTCGCATGACATCGCTGAGGCTGGAAAAAGATGGGCATCGTCGTTGCGGTAACAGCGACTGCAATGTACTGCTAATGAAATGCAGCAACTACTCGGAGCATCATGTATGCAATCACTGTGTTCCTGTGTCATCCGAGGCGGAGCGACCCGAGGGCTTGTGCGATTATTGCGACTTCAACGACACGATCCCTGACTTGACGGTTGCTGGCAATCGTGAGATGTGGAAGCGGCTCGAAGAGGCAAAACGCAGATTGCTTTACACGCTGGATCTTCTCCGTCTGCCATACGGAAAAAAGTCGGACGGCGTTTTGCCACGGCTCAATTTCGATTTCAAAGCGGATGCCGTGGGGAAGCCGGACCAGTGGTGGTGGTCCCTAGGCAAAGAGGAACGAGTTTTTACCGGGCACGCCGATGGCAAGATCACGATCAATTTGCGCGAAGCCGATACGGTGGAGCGAGAAAAGGCGCGAGTGCTTTTTCAGGAAGCCCATCGAACGGTGATCGGTCACTTTCGCCATGAAATCGCTCACTACTATTGGGAGATGCTGGTCAAGGGTAAAGCCGAGAGCGAGTTTAAGGCGGTTTTTGGTGATCACGAGAACCCGACTTATGCGGAGTGTCAAAGTAAATACTACAAGAAGGGGCCCGTTGCGAATTGGCAATCGAGCTTTGTGAGTGGTTACGCCGCAATGCATCCGTGGGAAGATTTTGCCGAGACCTTCGCGACCTACTTGGATATGGTGAGCGTTCTTGATACCGCGATGAATATGAATATCTCCCCGAGCTGCAATCCTGTTCAAACCGAACTCGCTGAGATGGTCAGCCACTATATCAAGCTTGGGGTCTTGCTAAACGAGATGAATCGGGCGATGGGGCTGATTGACTATGTCCCGGAGATCCTCGTGTCGCCTGTTGTGGTGAAAATGCAATACATCCACGATCTGCTTCGAAACGCCGCTGAGCCGCTGCCAGCCGCATCACCGCCCACGGAAACACCGACTTAGAATCGGATCTTGTTCCATGGATGGGAAGATTCCCTAAGTTGGCCGCGACCGGATCGGTGCCATAGTGTCGTTTTCGTTCTGCAGTGTTATGGTAGTGTTCGCGAAAAGACGGTCCGGTTTTTCTGGCGTCTTTTCCTTGTACCGACTTTCACCGGACACCCCTCATGACACTGATTTACCTAGGGCTTGCTGTTGCCCTGATTATTCTAAATGGCTTCTTCGTTGCCGCGGAATTCGCGTTGGTCAAAGTTCGTATCTCTCGGATCGAACAACTCCACAAAGACGGCCAGGCATTCGCCGGGACCGCAAAGTGGCTCGCGAAACGACTTGACGAATCGTTGTCCGCCTGCCAGTTGGGCATCACCATGGCGTCACTCGCACTCGGCTGGGTCGGCGAACCCGCGTTTGCGGCCCTAGTGGAACCGGTGCTGGGCTGGGTTGGTATTTCCGATGATCGCGTCATCCATGTCTTGGGTTTTGCTGTTGCCTTTACCGTGATCACGGGATTGCACTTGGTGGTGGGCGAGCAGTTCCCAAAGATCTTCGCGATACGTCGACCCGAACAAATGCTGCTCTGGTGTGCCTTGCCCCTGAAATTCTCCTACGTCGTTCTGTACCCGTTTCTGAAGGTCCTCAATCTCGTCACTTCATTTCTGCTTCGATTGGTTGGGATCCAGGGTGCGTCGGATCACCACAGCATCAATACGGAAGAAGAAATTCGAGCCCTGTTGCGAGAGGCTCATATCCACGGCAACCTTACTCGCAACGAACACTCACTGATCAATAATGTTTTCGAGTTTGACGACTTGATCGTTCGTCGTGTCATGTTGCCGCGGGGCGAGGTCGCATTTTTTGATGTCAATCAATCGATCAGCGACTTCCGCGAACTGGTGCGGCAAACGATGCACACACGCTACCCCGTTTGCGACGGCTCGTTGGACCGCGTGCTTGGTGTGGTTCATATCAAGGATCTCTTGAACGTCCCCACCGATGTAAGCGACTTTGACGTCCGCACCATCATGCGGCCACCCAAGAAGCTGCCAGAGACCATGCCGATCAGCCGAGTGCTTCGCCACTTTCAAGCCACTCATCAATTGATGGCCTTCGTCATCGACGAATACGGAACCATCACGGGCATGGTGACCCTCGAGAATGTGCTGGAACGAATCGTAGGTGAGGTTGACGACGAGTTTGATATTGCGGACCCGCACATCGTACCGGAGGAATCAGGATCGTATTTGGTGGTCGGTTCAACACCGCTCGATGAGGTTCGCTCGCGATTGAAACTTGCTTTGGATGAGTCCAGCGAGACCGATACGATCGCTGGGCTGTTGACGGACGTTCGGCAAAAAATTCTTACACAGGGCGACGTGATTGAACTGGATGGGGCTGTTTGCGAAGTGCTTGAGATGAAAAATGACAGCGCCACCAAGATTCGAGTCCGAGTGATCTAGCCCGGATGATTCGGGACTTCATTCTGTGGCAAATGCTGGCTTTGTCCGGACTTACTTGAGGCGTACGGTCAATTTGGAGATCTTTCCGTCAAAGGCAAAGGGAAGCCGTTCTCTACATGGTGCTTCGTGCCCGCTTCTCAGTCTGGTCCCGGGAGTCATGCCACTGAAAATCCCCTGGAGACACTTACCCACAATAAACCTGGATGGACCGCAAAATTGCCATCCAGCAACGATCCTTCTCGGCAAAATTACGGGAGCAAGTCGGGCAGTCGGTCGCGAATGAAATCGCGAATCTCGTCACGGACTCGTCGGTAGGCGTCGAACGCTTCTTTTTCACTGGCGGCTTCTTTAGCGAGTCGAGGTGGATCATCGAAGCCGACGTGAACCCGTTTGGCCTTGGTTAGAAACGAAGGGCAATTTTCGTCCGCATGACCGCATACGGTGATGACCAGGTCGAGAGGCACTTTACTGAGCGAGTCGGCCAGCTTGGATGATTGGCTTGAAATGTCCACGCCAGCTTCTTTCATCATGGCAATCGCATGCGGGTTCATGCCGTGAGTTTCAATGCCCGCCGAGTACGCTTCGATGGTGTCACCGTGAAAGTGTTTTGCCCAGCCTTCGGCCATTTGGCTGCGGCACGAATTTCCGGTACAGAGAAACAAAACGTTCTTCTTGGTCATGGGTTTCTTTCTTAGGTGCATGAGTGATCCATCAGAAGGGGCGCTGCGACGCATCCCCGTGATGCCCAGCGGTGGCTCTTTAGCCAAGCTAGCTTGGGGCTCTCTGTTTATTCGTATCGTTGGTTCCGGCAGGAAACCAACCTTGCGTCTTGAGGCAAAACTTGACCAAGCCCAACATCAAGGGTACTTCAATCAACACGCCCACGACGGTCGCCAGTGCTGCGCCGGACGACAATCCGTACAACATCGTTGACGTCGCGATTGCCACTTCAAAGTGATTCGACGCGCCGATCATCGCCGTTGGAGCGGCCGATTCATAGCGAAAGCCCATCGCTTTGCTCATCACGTAGCCCAGAGCAAAGATCACCAACGTCTGAAGCGTCAACGGAATGGCGATCCACAGAATCGTGAGTGGGTTTTCAACGATCGTTTCGCCTTTGAATGAAAACAGTAGCACCAGCGTTGCAAGCAGAGCTGTGATCGTAACGGGCGTCAAGAAATGCAAGAACTTGTCACGAAACCATGCTTCTCCCTTGGTCGCGATTAACCACTTGCGCGAAAGGTATCCGGCTAGCAACGGCAACGCGACATAGATGCCGATCGACAACAGCAACGCTTGCCAAGGAACGGGCAGTTGGCCGACTCCCAGTAGGAACCCGCCCAAGACACCGTACAAAACAAGCATCGTCAGTGAATTGATGGCGACCATCACCAAGGTGTGCCCGTCATTTCCCTTCGCCAAAAATCCCCATACCAAGACCATTGCGGTGCAGGGTGCAATGCCGAGCAAAATGCAACCGGCCAAGTAGCTTCGCCACAGCGGAACCTGCAGCATCTTCACGCCCTCAACCAACACCACCTCGCCAGCACCGTAGGTCGCTCCCACCTCAAGATTGCTCCCCAACGGAGCCTTCACATAGTCGACCGCGTCGGGGCCAATGAAACCAAGGAAGAGTGTGCCGAGAAAGAAACTGGCGATCGCGTACATCGTGAACGGCTTGATGGCCCAGTTGATAAACAGGGTTAAACCAACAGGCCGAATCGCTTTGCCGGCTTTCACCACTTCGCTGAAGTCGATCTTGACCATGATCGGATACATCATGAAGAACAGGCAGACCGCGATCGGGATCGAAACCACGGGGGCCTCGTTCACGTAAATCGCCATGCCGTCAAGTGACTTTGCGATTCCCGGTGCGATTTTGCCGAGCACGATTCCGGCGACGATGCACAGGCCAACCCAAACGGTGAGGTAACGTTCAAAGAAGCCGATGCCCTGGTTGTCCGTCGGGCACGTATTGGGGTGATTCATTTCCATCGCTTCGGTTCCTTCTAGCTAAATCGTCTATCGCCGGTATGCGATTGGCGTGTTGGAAAAAATATTACAGGTTGGTGACAAATGCCTTCAACTGAACCAGCCGCTCGGGGTTGATGCAGTAACAGACCTTCGGCCCATCGACTTCGCCCTGGATCAGCCCCGACTCTTTGAGAATTTTGAGGTGCTGTGAGACGGTCGATTGAGCGAGCGGCAAACAATCAACAATTTCGCCGCAAACGCAAGCTTCACGACCGATCAGAAGCCGCACGATTTGCACGCGAGCCGGATGAGCGATCGCCCAAGCAAGACGCGCAAAATCCTCCGCCGTCGGATCAGCCTTCAGCTTCACCGGTGTCGCATCACATCGTTTCTTGCTGGGCTTTTGCATTCGCTTGTCTCCAATATCGTTAATCTACGATATACGATATGTAATCAAGCCTCGTTGTCAATGGCGACTCCCAAAAAAAAGTTCGAGAGCCTGGATCTTTCGACACCCCATCGGACTCTTCTCACTCCATCAATCGACGCAAAGCGTTGAAGTCACTTCGGATGATCGGTGGTGGCGCCATGAAAGTACGGGGTGAAAACTGTTGGCGATCATCTGCCAGGCAATCTGACGTAGCGACTCGGCTGCCTCACGAGCAGATGGATCCTGTACTAGCTTCAGCACCCGTTCCGCTTCGACCAGCGCGACACGAGTATAGGTCGGGCTGTTGTGTTCGTTGAAACCGCCGCGATGCATTGCATGCTCGACACACTTTTTCATTCGTAAAGGCGTTTTCGGTCGCTTCGGTTGACGAATACGGCCGAGATGGGCTCGCAGTACGAAGCTCGTTTCTTACGCCAACGGCGTTCGATTCCGCAGCCCAGGGTCGACGCGAAGCGGCTTACCCTGGGTTCACGTTGCGGGCAACGATTCCGTACGCCGAAGGTGTTCTACAAAACGACGGCCTCGAACGGACACCTTAATGAGCCGTCGTTGCGTTATCGCAGTTTCCTGTCTAGCGTATCAGGGGTTGCTCTGGAAACCGGGGTCGATGTTTAGGAGATCAAGATGTCGAGCAACGCCTCATCCATCGAACCTTCGTTGTCGTCTTCGTCATCCATGGCCCACCATTGGTCGACGGCCTGTGGGGTGATCGGGGAACGACTTTGGATCGCGCTGCGAGTTCGCTGATTGAGATGGTTGATGGTGACCAGTGCGTCAAGCGGTGTCACAGCTCCGTCCTGGCTCAAATCCAAGTGCGATGGGTTGTCATGCGACCGATTCGTGTTGAGGTGGTTGATCACCAATAACGCATCCATTGAGGTCACCCGGCCGTCGCCGCTTGCGTCCATTGCAGTAACGGATGCACGAAGTTCCTCGACAGGTGGGTCGATGATGAAGTAGGCCACCTGCTCCGTTGTGTGATAGCGTTCGGTGTCTCGAGCTTGGTCTTCATCAATCGCGAAGTTGATCGTATTGCCAGTCGGCGTGATTGGGTCGTTTCCGTACAAAACGGCCCAACCTCCGTTGCCACCATCCATGGCTGCTTGGCTAGCGACCGCTGTTTTGGAATTCGGCATCGCCTGATAGCTGTAGCTGTACGCAGGCGAATCTCCAACTCCCCGGATCGAATCGCCACCTAGGGCAGCCACATACCGAAGGCCTTCGATTTCAGCGGTACCGGTGGTGCTGGTTTCGATAACGATGTACCCGAGCGTTTCGTCGGAGCGTGTGTTGTCCGAGTCCTCGCCGACGTGCTTGCCAACGGTCAACGCGCTACTTGTTGGCGCTGCGGAGCGGCTGCTACCACTGGCCCAGAAGACCGACCAGTCGGGATCGTTATAGGACATCACTTGGCCGAGGACCACGGGCTGACTGTACGATTGCAGGTAGCTCCGAGACTCACCGACCCACGAATTGTTCTCATCCGTTCGTGTCGAGTTGAACGTGACGGCTTCCATCTTGTAGCCTGGTTCGTCATAGAAGCCCGCTTCGACCACCACGTAGTGCACACGAACGTCGCTGAGCGAGCCTCCACCGGCCGAGTCGACACGAACGTCGAATTGGTTGCCCGAAGCATTCTGAATCCTGGTGACCCCTGGGGCGTCGCTCGAGTCGTAGTTGGGCGTCGCGATCACAACCATGTTGTCGTAGGTATGTGAGAGCACCACTGTGGTCCAGCCACTGCTGCCAACGCCTGTAACAACGCCGTGGGCAAGTTTGGGACCTGACGCGATGGGCGTAACATCGATGGTGACCGTAGCCACGTTGGAATCCAACTCACCGTCATTCAGCGTGTAAGTGAAGCTGGCTAGACCAGAAAAACTTGCAGAGGGTGTGAAGCTCACCGTGCCATTTTCGTTGACCACGGCGGTACCGTTGGTGCTGCCAATAATTGCGATTGAAAGCGATTCACCGTCCACATCGGTATCGTTGTCCAGCACATCAATCACAACAGGTGTGTCCATCGGAGTGTTGGCCAAGTCGTCGACCGCCACGGGGGCATCGTTGACCGCTGTCACTGTGACGAGGAAACTGTCCTGGGCGTAGGCTCCCGAGCCATCGGTTCCACGGATCGTGACCGTTGCGGTGCCGTTCTGATCGGGCTGGTAGTCGAGTGTGAGGACGTTGTCGAGCAACGACGCCGTGACCAGACTGCTGTTACTATTGGCTTGGACCGATAGAGTAACAAGATCACTCGCGTCGATATCGCTGAACATGCCGGTGAGATCAATCACAGAATCGGCTGAATCCTCGGTGACGTCCAGGTCGTCGATCGGCTGGTTCAGTATTGGAGCATCATTCACCGACGTGACGCTGATGCTGACCGTCGCTGCGGCGCTTTCCGCTATTCCATCGCTCACCGTGAAGGTGAAACTGTCCAGCCCGCTGTAGTTGGCTGCTGGCTCGTAGGTCAGAGCCGGGGCCGTTCCGGCGAGCGTCCCATGAGTTGGTCCAATCGTGACTGTGTAGGTCAGCGTGTCGCCATCTAGATCACTGCCTTGCAACGTCACGGGTTTGGAATCGTCCTCGGGCAAGACAATCGATTGAGATTCTGCTGTTGGAACATCATTCACAGAATTCACGGTCAGCGTGACGATCGCTTGATCGGAATTGCCAAAGCCGTCGTTGGCTACGTAGCTGAAACTATCCGTTCCAGCGAAGTTCGCTTCGGGCGTGTAGTTGAATGAACCGTCCTGATTCAGATTCAGTTGACCGTGTGAGACACCGCTGATGATGTTTGCCGTGATGGGGTCACCGTCGTCATCGCGGTCGTTTCCCAAGACGCCAGGAGTTGCCACATTGATCGGCTGGTCTTCGTCCACATCGTAGGAATCATCGTTGGCAACCGGAACGCTATTCACTCGATTGACCATGATCGTCACGGTGGCAGTATCAGAGACCAGGGATGAGTCCTGGACGCGATAGGTGAAGCTGTCTTGACCGTAGAAACCGTCCTCGGGCGTGTACGTGAAGGATCCGTCCTCGCCGAGCCAGACGTCGCCGTGGCTTGGATCGCCGACAATAGCGGCACTTAGCGTATCCGCATCAACATCGGAGTCATTGGCCAGCACTCCACTGGCTGGTACGACAAGGCTCATGTCTTGATCCACAACATAGTCGTCGTCGACTGCTACGGGTGCATCATTGACCGGGGTGACACTCACCATGACGGTTCCCGTATCAACACCGCCATTCCCATCGGCCAGCGTGTAGGTGAAGCTGTCGCTGCCGTGATAGTTGGCATCGGGTGTGTAGGTGATCGTGCCATCTGCGTTGTTTGCAATTGTTCCATGAGCAGCCACGCCGATGGAATCCACGAGCAGGCTGTCCCCATCGGGATCAGAGTCATTAGCGATAACATTCATCACGACCGCCGTATCCTCATCGGTGGTCGCCGAGTCATCAGTCGCCGTCCACTCCGACGTCGTCCACGCCCGTGACCGTGACCGTTTGAGGCACATCCCAATTGACAGGGGTAAAGGTCATGCTTGATACCGAGACGGTACCTTCGGTGGTGTCGCTCGATGACAAATCAAACGAAACATCGGCCGTCGGCATCGTATCCAAGACAACGTCAAATGTCGCAGTCTGGCCGGATTCCGAAGTGACCAACCCCGCGGTGGGATTCACCGTGATTCGAGGGTACGGATCATGGTCTTCCGCCCACCCCAGTCTTTCAACGTGATTGTCGGGACTGTCCGGGTTGGGATAGGGTGGATTGGGAATTTGTAACCCCTCGGCGCCGTACCAATCCATTGCCTCGTCAATCATCGCCTGGCGAATGGCGTACACTCCCGAGGCATCTGTGGCTCGACCATTCTTGGCAATGTAGAGCGCCGCAAGACCCGCTGCGTGGGGCGCCGCCATACTGGTTCCGCTGCCGACCGCATAACCACCGCCGATATACGTGGAATTGATGTCCACCCCTGGCATCATCAGGTCAATACCCAATCCGGGCGACGTGACAACGTTGTTGTCGTCGTACCACGATACGCGCCCGAAGTCGGGACCTTCATCATTGCTGTAGTTGCTGAAGTCTGCGTAGGTGTCATCCGGGTAATTCCCATAGCTCGTATTGTCGCCATGTCCTCCTGATTGCCCATCGGTATCCGCGATCGCGCTGATCGTGGCCACTTCCGGGTACACCGCTGGGATCGTGTCATCGGAAGTGCCAAAGTCAAAGTCAGTCCCAATGATGTCGCGATAGGAATTACCCGATGCGGCAACATAGACGACGCCAGCCTCCACGCTTTCTTTGATTGCGTCATGGTAGGCTTGGCTGACACCGAGACCACCGAGGCTCATGTTGGCGACCTCGATCTTATCCGCATTTGCTGTGACCCATTCGATCCCTTCGATAATGTCCGACAAGTTACCGTTGGTATTGCTGTCCAAGACTTTCACGGCCCACAGCCGAGCCCCAGGAGCGACCCCCACCACGCCAATGTTGTTGTCGAGTGCTCCCGCGATTCCCGCAACGTGAGTCCCATGACCATTGTCGTCGTCGTAACCAGTGTCCGTACCCAGAATGGCGTTGTACCCGCCCGCGACGTTCAGATCTGGATGGTCGATATCAATGCCTGAATCAATGATCGCAATGTCAACATCCAATAGCTGGTTAGTGCCGTCGATCTTTGCGGTTGAATTCAGGTCGGCTTGAATTCGATCAACACCCGTGGGCACGATCTGAGCAAAGGCCTGCATCGGCAAATCGGGTTCGACATACTTGACTCGCGGATCTTCACGCAATAACTGCACCGCTTCGCTTGACATTTCGCCCGCGAATCCATTCACTGCGTGCTCGAAGACATGGGAGATTCGGCCGCCTCGATCTCGGACTTGGTTCTCCGCCATGGTGCGCGATTGCTCGACATGGTCGTTCCAAACAACGATCACCCGCTCCAGTCGATTATTGCCATTCTGAATCAGATCGTTCATTGGCGTCATCGGGGTGGCTGCCAACAATCGACGGTCTTCGAGGGTCTCGATTTTCGCACGCCGCGTTCGCAGACGCCGTTTCGATTCGGCCGCTTTGCGAGAAGGGAGCTTGCGACGTTGTTGCTTTGATTGCAGGAGAGGGGTGAACATGATGGAGAACCCTTTTCGATTGAGGAAAGACGTTTTTGGGTTTGTCCATCTGCCTTGCCGGTCTTTGCCACAACCAGGCAAACGGGCATGTTCTCACGAGCACAAAAATGGGCCGTGTGGGGACGTTGCCTTGTCCAACGAGGGGCGTGGTCTACGTCGATCGCCGGGCGGATCTTGCGGTTGGCGGTTAGGCGCTATGTCATTGGCAAGACCTCGTCAAGGTTCGTGGTGTGCCGTGGTTCGTAGCCCAGCGTACAAAGCCTCGCCCTGGGCTTTCGAATCGAACCAGGCATGTGTACGGAAAGAAGGTGTCGACTCCGCTGCAGCGGCTTGGTATTCCATGAGGGGTTGCCCTCTTCGATCTGCTTGAGGATTTGCGTGACGTCACTCATCTTGAGAAACCCAAATCATTGGAGTTGTGCGCATTCTCCCCCTTCGAGAGCGAAGAAACAAGCAAAGCTATGGCCTGACACGCAAGCTTCGAAAAACACTACAAGGCGGGTTGGACATCTCCCAGTGCTAGTTCAGCATTGCTCTAACCCCGCTTGCCTAAACGGAAGACGACGTCACCGCGGCCATCGGGGCTTCCAGCCTCGTACTGCAGTTTCGCTTGATCGTCCTTGCCATCGGCGCCGACCGAGTAAAACACTCGTTGACCCTCTATCGTGGTCATCCTCACACGAAACCGCTTGGCCGCGGAGGTTTAAGCGTCGTCCGGATCGGAGAGCTGACGCACCCGGAATCTTTTGACGTGATACCGGACGGAAACGTCCGGCAAATAGAACAACTGCACCTGTCGCCATCGCCCAATTTGAATGATTCCCTCATGTTCGGTTGGGCCCTCGACCGTTCGTAAGGATTCCAAATTCCCAAAGATCTCCACACCACTGGGGCGGACTTCCATTCGCATCTGGGCCTTCGAGGAGCCATCGGTGTTGAAAGCCTGAATGACCGATCCGCCTTGATTCGTACGGGGGCGGGTAAGCTCAAATCGCCAGCTGCCAGGTTGGAATCGTACCATCATTCCCAGCCCACCGGTGTCAACCGTGTCTTCATGAAACATCGGACCCGCAACCAACGCGATGCCATACGGGTCTTGCGTGTCGCTGTCGAGCAACTCGACTTCCAATTCGAGTTCCAATGGCATGGGGAAATGGAGCCGCGGCCTGAGCACGTCCTCGCTGCTCTTGATTGAAGAGGACAGTACGAATCCATCGTCTCGTTCCTCAACCTCGTAGTCTCGAACGAACCACCCGATAAGATCTTCGTTGATCTCCAAATCAACCCATTGTCCTTGATGGAAGGTCGTAGCCCATTGATGGCATTGCCGCACCGTTTTGACAAAGAGGTTGTCCTGATCGTCGACGAATTCCTCGAGGGCTTCCAGGTCGTGGCCGATTTGCTTCCAATCCGTTGCGTTCTGGTGCTCGCCGTGGGACAAGACGCGTTGGTGCAGTTGTTGACACAGCAATTTTGTGCGATCGTCATAGACCGCCAACAAGGACCGAAGTAGTTCGAGGTCGAGGAAGTAGGAGCGACACGCCGCAGGAGTCATGCTGTCCGGCTCGTTTTCGAGCAACCAGGCAACATCCTCATAGCGTCCGCAATCCCAGAGAATCTTCGCGATGACGGTAAAGCAATCCGCTGCAACAACCCCTCTCGCTTCTGCGGATGCCATGGTGCGGCGATAGTCAAGAACTTTGGATGCTACCATCAAGATTTGAAGATCCGAGTCGGCGGGTGTCTGCCACGATCGTTCCGAAAACGCGCCGTCCAAAAAGAAAGTACTGAAGTAGGGGATCGCCGTGTCTTGCTGTGTGCAATTGGCACAGAGCGCTGCGATTTGCATCGCGTCGTCCGCGGACCCGACATTGACCGGTTTCATCTGGCGCAGGTAGGTTTCGTAAACATCGGGATCATCGCATACGACGCGAAGGGCGAGGCGAAACCAATGGTGGTTCGGTCGCCCTGTGGAACCCCATAGGCTTTGCTCTTCGATCAATCTCGTGAGCAATCGGACCGAGTTGGGACGATCGCACCACGCTCGGACCAGCAATTGCCCGCGCAGACTTGTGATTTTATCGACACCGGGCGGCAACTTTTCTGTGTTCCGCCATAGATTCCTCAGGTTCCAAACCTTGCCTCCAAGATAATGGGTCACGCCGTGCGCGAAATAATTCCGCACCCAGACCGGGAGATCTTCCTCAGGTAGCTCCGCGATCTTGAGGGCAAAGTCGCCTTCGGCGTGTCGGTTGCCCATGGCAGCATAGCCACTCAAGTAAGGAAGTACGAACTCCATGAAGGGGGGCTTGTCAGCGAATTTCTCGATCATGCTGAAAAACACTGCGTGAGCATCGATCACTCGAAAGCCCATATCGCTATAGTCCACATCAAAATCGTAGCGAGCCGAGTGGGCATAGATGACGAACTTCAATAACTCGCATGCTGGCTTACCGTCGATCGCGTCAACCGCTTGCTTGTACGCAGCACGACGTTCGACGCTCTTATTGGGAGCGCTGATGATTTGACCGTACAGGAGAAGTGGGTCTCGGTTGCCGTTGGCGTAGGCTTCGTCCAAAATGGTTTGTTGAGACTCAAGTCGAAGTTGCCTCGCAATACGTCGACGCAACTCTGTCTCGAGTGCACCGCGAAGCCTGTCATTCTTTGGTTGCGCCCCCTGGCGGCTGTCATAGTCCGCCATCAAATACTCGACCACCGGAAGAAACTGTGCTGCTCGCTGCTCAATCGTCGGGTAGCCGGAGTCGGGGAGGAGTGGTGTCTGCATCGGATCCCTCAACGCTTGGCGAAGGTGGGGGTCCTCCTTGACGAGCCGAGCCTCGGTCGCCCTGAGCACTTCGTTCGTTCCCTCTGCCTGCTTCGCAAACAGCTCGAATGCGCGGATCAGCTCCTCCGTAATTTCAACTTCGATTTCGTCGTCCGGGACGCTGTATCGAGCCGCCAGAGTGTTCGGTTTGTATTCGCCCGCCGCAACGATGGGGGCATGATCGTCGCGGGTCAGTAGGGGCAACCAAAGGAAGGAACTCGCCCCAATGGTGACAATGGCAAGCGACAACACACCTCCGAGCACCCACCACTTCTTTTTGCCAACGAGCAGTTTTCCAGACGACTTATCGTTTTGTTTCATTGGATGGCCCCATTCCTTCGTTGTTTGCGGCCTCCATTCCCGGCATCCGAATGTCGGTTATCACGAGGTCCGGTGTGCGGCTACGACAGTGCTTCCCGCTCGATCCCAAGAAAAAACTAAGAATCATCGTGGTTGCTCCTGCGAGTGTACACCGAATATATTGCTTTCGGTGTCCACCGCCAACACCATGAAGCCGTATGGAGCGAGCGACACTTTTCCCTTTTGAATCTTGCCACCGGCTGATTCGACTCGCGATGCTTCGGTCGCACGTCCCACAACCAG contains:
- a CDS encoding zinc-binding metallopeptidase family protein, translated to MKTFVCECGNTIFYENTRCVCCGSELGWCPSCTRMTSLRLEKDGHRRCGNSDCNVLLMKCSNYSEHHVCNHCVPVSSEAERPEGLCDYCDFNDTIPDLTVAGNREMWKRLEEAKRRLLYTLDLLRLPYGKKSDGVLPRLNFDFKADAVGKPDQWWWSLGKEERVFTGHADGKITINLREADTVEREKARVLFQEAHRTVIGHFRHEIAHYYWEMLVKGKAESEFKAVFGDHENPTYAECQSKYYKKGPVANWQSSFVSGYAAMHPWEDFAETFATYLDMVSVLDTAMNMNISPSCNPVQTELAEMVSHYIKLGVLLNEMNRAMGLIDYVPEILVSPVVVKMQYIHDLLRNAAEPLPAASPPTETPT
- a CDS encoding hemolysin family protein, yielding MTLIYLGLAVALIILNGFFVAAEFALVKVRISRIEQLHKDGQAFAGTAKWLAKRLDESLSACQLGITMASLALGWVGEPAFAALVEPVLGWVGISDDRVIHVLGFAVAFTVITGLHLVVGEQFPKIFAIRRPEQMLLWCALPLKFSYVVLYPFLKVLNLVTSFLLRLVGIQGASDHHSINTEEEIRALLREAHIHGNLTRNEHSLINNVFEFDDLIVRRVMLPRGEVAFFDVNQSISDFRELVRQTMHTRYPVCDGSLDRVLGVVHIKDLLNVPTDVSDFDVRTIMRPPKKLPETMPISRVLRHFQATHQLMAFVIDEYGTITGMVTLENVLERIVGEVDDEFDIADPHIVPEESGSYLVVGSTPLDEVRSRLKLALDESSETDTIAGLLTDVRQKILTQGDVIELDGAVCEVLEMKNDSATKIRVRVI
- a CDS encoding arsenate reductase ArsC, giving the protein MTKKNVLFLCTGNSCRSQMAEGWAKHFHGDTIEAYSAGIETHGMNPHAIAMMKEAGVDISSQSSKLADSLSKVPLDLVITVCGHADENCPSFLTKAKRVHVGFDDPPRLAKEAASEKEAFDAYRRVRDEIRDFIRDRLPDLLP
- the arsB gene encoding ACR3 family arsenite efflux transporter, whose product is MNHPNTCPTDNQGIGFFERYLTVWVGLCIVAGIVLGKIAPGIAKSLDGMAIYVNEAPVVSIPIAVCLFFMMYPIMVKIDFSEVVKAGKAIRPVGLTLFINWAIKPFTMYAIASFFLGTLFLGFIGPDAVDYVKAPLGSNLEVGATYGAGEVVLVEGVKMLQVPLWRSYLAGCILLGIAPCTAMVLVWGFLAKGNDGHTLVMVAINSLTMLVLYGVLGGFLLGVGQLPVPWQALLLSIGIYVALPLLAGYLSRKWLIATKGEAWFRDKFLHFLTPVTITALLATLVLLFSFKGETIVENPLTILWIAIPLTLQTLVIFALGYVMSKAMGFRYESAAPTAMIGASNHFEVAIATSTMLYGLSSGAALATVVGVLIEVPLMLGLVKFCLKTQGWFPAGTNDTNKQRAPS
- a CDS encoding ArsR/SmtB family transcription factor, with the translated sequence MQKPSKKRCDATPVKLKADPTAEDFARLAWAIAHPARVQIVRLLIGREACVCGEIVDCLPLAQSTVSQHLKILKESGLIQGEVDGPKVCYCINPERLVQLKAFVTNL